Proteins encoded together in one Triticum dicoccoides isolate Atlit2015 ecotype Zavitan chromosome 7B, WEW_v2.0, whole genome shotgun sequence window:
- the LOC119337378 gene encoding enoyl-[acyl-carrier-protein] reductase [NADH] 1, chloroplastic-like, whose product MAPCATAGAQMLAARPCVSASQSMLTSRPAVSRIDLTLVAGSFANCPRISCSRSLGSSRSGAVAVRAVSGEGSSSGLPIDLRGKRAFIAGVADDNGYGWAIAKALAAAGAEILVGTWVPALNIFETSLRRGKFDESRKLPDGSLMEIVKVYPLDAVYDSPEDVPEDVKTNKRYAGSSNWTVKEAAELVKKEYGSIDILVHSLANGPEVTKPLLETSRSGYLAAISASSYSFVSLLKHFLPIMNPGGASISLTYIASERTIPGYGGGMSSAKAALESDTKVLAFEAGRKGKIRVNTISAGPLGSRAAKAIGFIEKMIEYSYVNAPLQKELLADEVGNTAAFLVSPLASAITGSTVYVDNGLNTMGLAVDSPTVSSLL is encoded by the exons ATGGCCCCTTGTGCAACCGCCGGCGCGCAGATGCTGGCCGCACGCCCCTGCGTCTCGGCCTCTCAGAGCATGCTCACCTCGAGGCCGGCCGTCTCACGGATCGACCTGACGCTCGTCGCTGGTAGCTTCGCGAACTGTCCCAGAATCTCCTGCTCCAGGTCTCTTGGTTCTTCCCGGAGCGGCGCTGTCGCCGTAAGAGCGGTGTCAGGAGAAGGTAGCTCTTCTGGGCTGCCCATCGATCTTAGAG GGAAAAGGGCATTTATTGCTGGGGTTGCTGATGATAACGGCTATGGCTGGGCAATTGCAAAGGCTCTTGCCGCAGCTGGTGCTGAAATTCTTGTTGGTACATGGGTGCCT GCACTTAACATATTTGAGACAAGCCTGAGGCGTGGAAAATTTGACGAATCACGGAA GCTGCCTGATGGATCTCTTATGGAGATTGTTAAAGTCTATCCACTGGATGCTGTCTATGATTCCCCGGAGGATGTTCCTGAAGAT GTCAAAACAAACAAAAGGTACGCAGGATCGTCAAATTGGACTGTGAAG GAAGCTGCCGAATTAGTTAAGAAGGAATATGGCAGCATTGACATTCTTGTGCATTCTCTTGCTAATGGTCCTGAG GTTACAAAACCTTTGCTGGAAACCTCAAGAAGTGGGTATCTTGCTGCAATTTCAGCATCCAGTTACTCCTTTGTTTCTTTACTTAAGCACTTCCTTCCTATTATGAATCCAG GTGGTGCTAGCATCTCGCTAACATATATTGCATCTGAAAGGACAATTCCTGG ATATGGTGGTGGCATGAGTTCAGCTAAAGCAGCTCTTGAGAGTGATACAAAA GTACTTGCTTTTGAAGCTGGACGCAAAGGCAAAATCCGAGTTAACACCATATCTGCAG GTCCTCTGGGCAGCAGAGCTGCCAAGGCAATTGGATTCATTGAGAAGATGATCGAGTACTCTTATGTCAATGCACCATTGCAGAAGGAGCTTCTGGCAG ATGAAGTCGGGAACACGGCAGCATTCCTGGTGTCTCCTTTGGCTTCTGCCATCACTGGCTCGACTGTTTACGTCGACAACGGACTTAACACCATGGGTCTTGCGGTTGACAGCCCCACAGTATCTTCATTGTTGTGA